Proteins found in one Triticum urartu cultivar G1812 chromosome 4, Tu2.1, whole genome shotgun sequence genomic segment:
- the LOC125554457 gene encoding phytosulfokine receptor 2-like, which yields MAKCCPLLLLFLLSVLSPEARATSCHPDDLHALRGFTANLSRGGALLRAAWSGAACCGWDGVGCDGATGRVTALRLPGRGLVGPIPGASLAGLALLEELDLGYNSLRNISGVITVLRGCQNVTTLILIKNLDGEELPTDGIIGGFKSLVVLDLGDCALRGRVPEWLSQCKKMKVLDLSRNQLVGAIPSWIGRLDHLCYLDLSNNTLVGEVPKSSKGLNTFGCSSGINFTNMTFYLKRSGISKHRRQRKHAPNVIAGTNNVVRSGSNNVMAGNDNTVIFGNDNAVSGSYQVVYGNNHVVTGDHHIVSGSNHAASGSHHVVIGKHNIVSGTHNDVGGSKNIVSGSKDVVSGSHNTVSGKNHFVTGHNKVVT from the coding sequence ATGGCCAAATGTTGCCCGCtgctcctcctcttcctcttatCGGTCCTCTCGCCCGAGGCGCGCGCGACCTCGTGCCACCCCGACGACCTCCACGCGCTACGGGGCTTCACCGCGAACCTCAgcagggggggcgccctcctTCGCGCCGCGTGGTCCGGCGCCGCATGCTGTGGCTGGGATGGCGTGGGCTGTGACGGTGCCACCGGCCGCGTCACAGCGCTGCGCCTCCCCGGACGTGGCCTCGTGGGGCCCATCCCAGGAGCCTCCCTCGCAGGCCTCGCGCTGCTGGAGGAGCTCGACCTCGGCTACAACAGCTTGCGCAACATCTCAGGGGTGATCACCGTGCTGCGTGGGTGCCAGAACGTCACCACACTAATTCTCATCAAGAATTTGGACGGTGAGGAGTTACCGACCGATGGTATTATTGGTGGGTTCAAGAGCCTCGTGGTGCTGGATCTTGGTGATTGTGCTCTTAGGGGCAGGGTTCCGGAATGGTTGTCTCAATGCAAGAAAATGAAGGTGCTTGACCTGTCCCGCAACCAATTGGTTGGCGCCATTCCGTCGTGGATTGGTAGGCTTGACCATCTTTGCTACTTAGATCTCTCCAACAATACATTAGTTGGCGAGGTACCCAAGAGTTCTAAGGGCCTCAACACCTTTGGATGTTCATCGGGCATCAATTTCACGAATATGACATTTTATCTGAAGCGTAGCGGAATAAGCAAACATCGCCGACAACGTAAGCATGCCCCAAATGTCATAGCTGGGACCAATAACGTTGTCAGATCTGGGAGCAACAATGTTATGGCCGGGAACGACAATACTGTAATATTTGGGAATGACAACGCCGTATCCGGAAGCTATCAGGTCGTATATGGGAATAACCATGTTGTAACTGGCGATCATCACATCGTATCCGGGAGCAACCATGCCGCATCTGGGAGCCACCACGTCGTGATTGGGAAACACAATATCGTATCTGGGACCCACAATGACGTAGGTGGGAGCAAAAATATCGTATCCGGGAGTAAAGATGTTGTATCTGGGAGCCACAATACCGTGTCCGGTAAGAACCATTTTGTAACTGGGCACAACAAAGTCGTAACCTGA